A region of the Bacillus sp. NP247 genome:
TGGAATATGGCTCGTAATCCACAAGACATTAGTCAAGAAGCTCAAGAAAATTATGTAGAGGGGCATTTATACAATTTTAACGTAAAGGAAGTTTTAAAAGGAGACCCCTTACAGGATAGAATGAAAATTAATTATCGATACGCAGAACAAATTGAAATCGATGATTCGAATGCTAAGGTTGTAAATGAAGACCCTCTTTATATAAAGCCAGAGATTGGAAAGAAATACATGTTATTTTTGAAAAAAGATGAAAATATGAATCATTACTTTGGTGCAGTTGAACCATTTGCCATAATGTTTGATGAAAATGATATAGCGTATTTACAGTCAAATTTATTACATGTAGACGAAGAGAGATTAAGTGTTAAAAAGAAACAGGATAACCAAACATATATTTTGAAAAATCAAGTAGATAGTAAAATAACGGATACAATTTCTAATAAAAATATTGGCGAACTAAAAATAGAAATTGCAAAGTATAATTAAGAAAAGCTGTTCCAACAAATTTGTTGGAACAGCTTTTTCTATTATTTAAAGGATCGGCGATATAAATTTCATTTGCCATCGAGGCCCTTGGGATCAAAAGATTTTTACTGCGCCTGAACAGAAACATTATCTTCTTGCTCATTCGGTTTAACAAGTGCGTAATTTTCCCACGCTCTACTTCTCCAGCGGAAGAACATAATAATTGCTCGCGTCCATTCATCGATGGCAATCGCTAGCCAAATACCAACGAGTCCCATATCTAAATGGAAGGCGAAAAAGTAACCGAGTGGTAAGCTCATTAATACCATGGAGAATGCGCCGATTAAAACAGGATATTTTGCATCGCCAGCTGCACGAAGTGAATTAATGATGACGATGTTCATCGTCCGTCCTGTTTCAAGTAGTACACTTAGTAAAAGAACGCTTGCCCCTAGAGAGATAATATGGGGATTATCCGTAAATAGTCCCATTAATTGTGTGCGGAATGTAACAACGAGAATGACCATAAATAAAGTTACACCAATCGCCCATTTTACACTTTTCCATACGCGTGTGTAAGCTTCATCTTTTTCATTTCCGCCAACTAGGCGTCCAACGATAATAGCTGTTCCCATACCGATCGCAATGGCGAATAAATAAGTGAACATGGAAATGTTAGTAGCGTATTGTCGTGCTGCCAATGATTCTGTTCCTAAGTATGTTGCGTAATATAAGAAGACAATTTGGCAAGCTTGATACATGACTTGTTCAAATGCAGATGGAATGCCAATTTTTAAAATTTTACCAACGTATTCTTTTGATAAAGTGAAGTAATATTGTAATTTCACGCGGTATTCCATAACGCGGTACAGTAACCAGAAGAAAACGATAAGTGCGATTAACCGGCTGACTGCGGAAGAAATAGCTGCCCCTTGCACACCAAGTTCAGGGAAACCGAATTTCCCGAAAATAAGTACGTAGTTTCCAGCGATATGAATAATATTCATTCCAAGTGAAATAAACATTGCTTGCTTTGTAAAACCGTGTACGCGGATAATTGCGGCTAATGAGTTAATAATAGCTTGAAGGAAAATGGCTCCTCCGACGATGGATAAATAGCTTTGCGCGTACGTTAATACATCACCTTGTAAGTTCATTGCTATCATCATATGTTTTGAGAATAAAAGAAAACCGGCGCTTATAACGAGCCCGACTCCTAAGTTTAATGTTACTGCTAATGCTGATATTTTTGATGCTTCCATAAAGCGTTTAGAACCGAGGTATTGGGATACAACGATAGCAGCGCCATTCCCGATGACTTCTAGTACTAAAATCGCGATATGAAGGTATTGATTCGCTGCACCAACCCCAGATACAGCATCATCTGATAATGCACTTAACATGAAAGTATCAGCGATTCCCATCAGCATAAAAAGAAAAACTTCTAGAAAAATAGGCCATGTTAATAAGAATAAACTTAATTTCTCTGTTGGCCCGTTTTTTGAGTGAATTGCTGTCATGTCCGTCCCCTCTTTACCGATATCTATTTTTAGCAAAGTGTATCGTAACACACTTTCATATCCTTTGCACTTATTTTTGCCTACATATTTTCAATATGAATAAACCTTCCTTTTATGACAAAAAAGGAAGAATAATTATACGTACGATATAATGAGATATAAATTTTTCTATTCTCTGATAATTTAGAAAAAATAAAATTTATTATTTTTAACAACTTAGTGCACTAAAAATGCAGTATGAAACGTTTACAAATATACCAAGTGTTAACAGAAAATTTTAATAAGATAGAAATATAAATATACAAAGATTATATTCGTGTGTATAATATGAATTATTAGAACATATATATATTTCTTTCTGTTTGAAAATAAAAGGGCTAACATTTTTTTGGAGGGTGGAAGTATGAAAAAAAAGATACCAGTTTTTGTAGCATCAACAGTAGCAATGAGCATGATTTTAGGGGCATGTGGCTACCAAAAAGATGAACCGCAAGCGAACGCAAAAGGGGATAGCGGGAAAAGCGGTGCGAAGCAAGTTATTAATCTAACAGAAGTGTCTGAAATTCCGACAATGGACACAACACTTGCCTCGGATGCTGCTTCTTCAAAAGTTATGAATAATACAATGGAAGGGCTATATCGACTTGGGAAAGGCGATAAGTTAGTTCCAGGTGTAGCGAAATCCCATACGAAATCTGAAGATGGTAAAAAATATACATTTAAATTGCGTGAAGACGCTAAATGGTCGAATGGTGATCCTGTAACAGCAAAAGATTTTGTATATGCATGGCAAAGAGCTGTTAACCCGGATACGGCAGCGAAATCAGGATATATCATGCTAGATGTGAAAAATGCAGAGAAAATTAATAAAAGAGAGCTATCACCGGATCAATTAGGTGTAAAAGCGATAGATGATTATACATTAGAAGTTGAATTGGATAATCCAGTTCCATATTTTCTTGATTTAACGGTGTATCCACTATTTTTCCCATTAAATGAGAAGTATATGAAAGAACAAGGAGAAAAATTTGGTCTGGAAGCAAATACAACTTTGTATAACGGTCCATTTGTATTAAATGAATGGAAACATGAACAAAGTTTCCAGTTAAAGAAAAATCCAACCTATTGGGATCAAAAAGAAGTGAAATTAGAAGAAGTTAATTTTAATGTTGTAAAAGATACAGGAGCAGCTGTTAATTTGTATAATACGAATGCGATTGACAGAGTTGGTCTATCAGCGGAATTAGTTGATAAGTATAAAGGGCAAAAAGATTTTAAAACAATTAATGATCCAACTGTGTTTTTCTTGCGTTTTAATCAAAAAAATCCAGCGTTAGCTAACAAAAATATTCGTAATGCTATTTCTAGTGCATACGATCGAGATGGTATTGGTGAGGTTATTTTAAACAATGGTTCTAAGGGAGCTTATGGTTTAGTACCATCTGATTTTGTTAAGGGACCAGATAAGCAGGATTTCAGAAAAGAAAATGGAAAACTTTCAAAAGTCGATGTGAAGGAAGCTAAAAAATTCTGGGAAGCAGGAAAGAAAGAATTAGGTAAGGATAAAATAGAACTAGAATTTTTAAACTTCGATAATGAAGAATCTAAGAAAATTGGTGAGTATGTAAAGGGAGAATTAGAAAAGAATTTACCAGGTCTAACAGTAACGATTAAGATGCAACCATTTGCACAAAAATTAAAACTTGAAGATAGTGGACAGTTTGATATTTCATTTACTGGATGGGGACCTGATTTCCCTGATGCAATCACATTCCTGGATATGTTTATAACAGATGGTTCACAAAATAAAATGAGTTATTCTAATGCCCAGTATGATGACCTTATTAAAAAGGCAAAGCAAGAAGGTTCAGATGTAAAAGGACGTTGGAATGACCTGTTAAAAGCGGAAAAAATCTTATTTGAGGATGCAGCAATT
Encoded here:
- a CDS encoding peptide ABC transporter substrate-binding protein, producing MKKKIPVFVASTVAMSMILGACGYQKDEPQANAKGDSGKSGAKQVINLTEVSEIPTMDTTLASDAASSKVMNNTMEGLYRLGKGDKLVPGVAKSHTKSEDGKKYTFKLREDAKWSNGDPVTAKDFVYAWQRAVNPDTAAKSGYIMLDVKNAEKINKRELSPDQLGVKAIDDYTLEVELDNPVPYFLDLTVYPLFFPLNEKYMKEQGEKFGLEANTTLYNGPFVLNEWKHEQSFQLKKNPTYWDQKEVKLEEVNFNVVKDTGAAVNLYNTNAIDRVGLSAELVDKYKGQKDFKTINDPTVFFLRFNQKNPALANKNIRNAISSAYDRDGIGEVILNNGSKGAYGLVPSDFVKGPDKQDFRKENGKLSKVDVKEAKKFWEAGKKELGKDKIELEFLNFDNEESKKIGEYVKGELEKNLPGLTVTIKMQPFAQKLKLEDSGQFDISFTGWGPDFPDAITFLDMFITDGSQNKMSYSNAQYDDLIKKAKQEGSDVKGRWNDLLKAEKILFEDAAIAPVFQRGRSILERETIKDVYIHKYGGELSFKWASVEK
- a CDS encoding cardiolipin synthase, which gives rise to MNKKLKFILLTVPFVICLSIGGYSIYFGEIGDKTILIAKDFPSTSRLEDMVKEADVVAIGNYDGLDSTWNMARNPQDISQEAQENYVEGHLYNFNVKEVLKGDPLQDRMKINYRYAEQIEIDDSNAKVVNEDPLYIKPEIGKKYMLFLKKDENMNHYFGAVEPFAIMFDENDIAYLQSNLLHVDEERLSVKKKQDNQTYILKNQVDSKITDTISNKNIGELKIEIAKYN
- a CDS encoding MATE family efflux transporter, whose product is MLRYTLLKIDIGKEGTDMTAIHSKNGPTEKLSLFLLTWPIFLEVFLFMLMGIADTFMLSALSDDAVSGVGAANQYLHIAILVLEVIGNGAAIVVSQYLGSKRFMEASKISALAVTLNLGVGLVISAGFLLFSKHMMIAMNLQGDVLTYAQSYLSIVGGAIFLQAIINSLAAIIRVHGFTKQAMFISLGMNIIHIAGNYVLIFGKFGFPELGVQGAAISSAVSRLIALIVFFWLLYRVMEYRVKLQYYFTLSKEYVGKILKIGIPSAFEQVMYQACQIVFLYYATYLGTESLAARQYATNISMFTYLFAIAIGMGTAIIVGRLVGGNEKDEAYTRVWKSVKWAIGVTLFMVILVVTFRTQLMGLFTDNPHIISLGASVLLLSVLLETGRTMNIVIINSLRAAGDAKYPVLIGAFSMVLMSLPLGYFFAFHLDMGLVGIWLAIAIDEWTRAIIMFFRWRSRAWENYALVKPNEQEDNVSVQAQ